One Dietzia sp. JS16-p6b genomic window carries:
- the aroC gene encoding chorismate synthase: MLKWTTAGESHGQALVTIVEGVIAGVEVTTDQIAAQLARRRLGYGRGARMKFEADAVRVLAGVRHGRTMGSPVAIEVGNTEWPKWDTIMSADPIDPDAIEDKARAATLTRPRPGHADFAGMVKYDFDDARMVLERASARETAARVAAGTVARAVLREVLGVEVLSHVISIGASDPYTGPEPTFADLPVIDESPVRAFDTASGESMIAEIEAAKKAGDTLGGVVEVVVHGLPIGLGSHVSGEERLDAQLAGALMGIQAIKGVEVGDGFETARRRGSVAHDEMVRGDDGVERRTNRAGGLEGGMTNGQVLRVRAAMKPISTVPRALSTVDMADGSGATAIHQRSDVCAVPAAGVVAESMVALVLARSVLQKFGGDSVSETRRNAQGYLDAVAARLDWDSDPA; encoded by the coding sequence GTGCTGAAGTGGACCACCGCCGGAGAATCGCATGGCCAGGCCCTGGTGACGATCGTCGAGGGCGTCATCGCGGGTGTCGAGGTGACGACCGACCAGATCGCGGCGCAGCTCGCCCGTCGCCGCCTGGGCTACGGCCGCGGCGCCCGGATGAAGTTCGAGGCCGACGCGGTCAGGGTGCTGGCCGGCGTCCGCCACGGTCGCACCATGGGCTCGCCCGTGGCGATCGAGGTCGGGAACACCGAGTGGCCCAAGTGGGACACGATCATGTCGGCGGATCCCATCGACCCCGATGCGATCGAGGACAAGGCCCGCGCGGCCACCCTCACCAGACCTCGCCCGGGCCACGCCGACTTCGCCGGGATGGTGAAGTACGACTTCGACGACGCCCGCATGGTTCTGGAACGCGCCAGCGCACGCGAGACCGCGGCCAGGGTCGCGGCGGGGACGGTCGCGCGGGCGGTGCTGCGTGAGGTCCTGGGCGTGGAGGTCCTCTCGCACGTGATCTCCATCGGCGCCTCCGATCCCTACACCGGGCCCGAACCCACGTTCGCCGACCTGCCGGTCATCGACGAGAGTCCCGTGCGTGCCTTCGACACCGCGAGCGGGGAATCCATGATCGCCGAGATCGAGGCCGCCAAGAAGGCCGGGGACACGCTCGGGGGCGTGGTCGAGGTGGTCGTCCACGGGCTGCCCATCGGACTCGGTTCGCACGTGTCCGGCGAGGAGCGCCTCGACGCCCAGCTTGCGGGAGCCCTCATGGGGATCCAGGCGATCAAGGGGGTCGAGGTCGGCGACGGTTTCGAGACCGCGCGTCGCCGGGGCAGCGTCGCGCACGACGAGATGGTGCGGGGCGATGACGGCGTGGAACGCCGTACCAACCGCGCGGGTGGACTCGAGGGCGGGATGACCAACGGGCAGGTCCTGCGGGTCCGCGCCGCCATGAAACCCATCTCCACGGTGCCGCGCGCGCTGAGCACCGTCGACATGGCGGACGGATCCGGCGCCACCGCCATCCACCAGCGCTCCGATGTCTGCGCGGTCCCCGCCGCCGGGGTGGTCGCGGAATCCATGGTCGCGCTGGTCCTCGCACGCTCTGTCCTGCAGAAGTTCGGCGGGGACTCGGTGTCGGAGACCCGGCGCAACGCGCAAGGGTACCTCGACGCCGTGGCGGCGAGACTGGACTGGGACTCGGATCCGGCATGA
- a CDS encoding AraC family transcriptional regulator: MNSWEDPAVPHWDFPRSATGIGVLVEAGGALGIEAGAILRGVGLSPTDLANPDLLVAPQSELAAIRNLRTAAGHRPALAAEVGSAYRLTTFGILGYALLSSPTLREVIATTLRFIDLSYIFSTIAVETTGDRIEARLGGATLPGDVREFLVDRDLFAIHSVLGDLVPGGLPFTEVVFRGGRSAPTLEAYGERLGPVASSSEGGVGVTAVFDAAHLDSPLPQGSTATVAVAEALCRDLAATRRNRGPVSSRVRVAITGRLSQGAPMSSVAAELGVSPRTLRRRLAEEGTSYQRLLDDVRVELADRMLATGLLSVEDVAIRLGYAEASSFIHAFRRLTGTTPHRASVASRTRTPAARRA, from the coding sequence ATGAACTCCTGGGAGGATCCCGCCGTGCCGCACTGGGACTTTCCCCGATCGGCCACCGGTATCGGTGTACTCGTCGAGGCGGGCGGCGCTCTCGGCATCGAGGCGGGGGCGATCCTGCGCGGGGTCGGGCTGAGCCCCACTGACCTGGCGAACCCCGACCTGCTGGTGGCGCCGCAGAGCGAGCTGGCCGCGATCCGCAACCTCCGGACGGCCGCGGGACACCGTCCCGCGCTCGCCGCCGAGGTCGGGTCCGCCTACCGGTTGACGACCTTCGGGATCCTCGGATACGCCCTGCTGTCCAGCCCCACACTCCGCGAGGTGATCGCCACGACACTGCGCTTCATCGACCTGAGCTACATCTTCAGCACGATCGCGGTGGAGACGACCGGGGACCGGATCGAGGCCCGCCTGGGGGGCGCGACCCTTCCGGGGGACGTCCGCGAGTTCCTGGTGGACAGGGATCTCTTCGCGATCCACTCCGTTCTCGGCGACCTCGTCCCCGGCGGCCTGCCTTTCACCGAGGTCGTGTTCCGCGGTGGCCGATCCGCGCCCACCCTCGAGGCCTACGGTGAACGACTGGGGCCGGTGGCGTCGTCGTCCGAGGGCGGGGTCGGGGTCACGGCCGTATTCGACGCCGCCCACCTCGACAGTCCGCTCCCCCAGGGCAGTACCGCCACGGTGGCGGTGGCGGAGGCGCTCTGCAGAGACCTCGCCGCCACCCGACGAAACCGCGGGCCGGTGAGCAGCCGGGTCCGCGTCGCCATCACCGGACGTCTCTCCCAGGGGGCACCCATGTCGTCGGTGGCCGCCGAACTGGGGGTGAGTCCACGGACGTTGCGGAGGCGTCTGGCGGAGGAGGGCACCTCCTACCAACGCCTGCTGGACGACGTCCGGGTCGAGTTGGCAGACCGCATGTTGGCTACCGGTCTGCTGTCCGTCGAGGACGTCGCCATCCGGTTGGGATATGCCGAGGCGTCGAGCTTCATCCACGCGTTCCGGCGACTCACCGGTACCACCCCGCACCGGGCCTCGGTCGCCTCGCGCACCCGGACGCCGGCGGCCCGGCGGGCCTGA
- a CDS encoding NAD(P)/FAD-dependent oxidoreductase encodes MTPSPSPTQTTRRRPRVLIIGAGFGGLGVAYELTRGDLADVTILEKADDVGGVWRDNTYPGAACDVPSNLYSYSFHRKTDWGRRYAEQPDILSYIRETADRFGLRDKVRTGTEVTSATFDEDTATWTVLTDSGDTFEADVLVPAVGQLSRPAYPDIPGLQTFAGPSFHSARWRHDVDLTGKRIAVLGTGASAIQFVPRIREAASHVTVFQRSAPWVVPKPDRAYTDTHRAAFARVPGLIPAMRGAIWETTEAIGLALTSARPLARILSGLARANLRLTVRDPALRAALTPTEPIGCKRMLFSNGWYPALAQPDVDVVTDGIAEVVPDGIVTVDGQLHPADVIIYGTGFKATEFLAPMTVRGRGGRDLHEQWREGARAYLGMAVQGFPNMFLVYGPNTNLGSSSIILMMEQQARYIRQIVEGLAEADRPAALEVRPEVDDAYDAEIMRRLDDSVWSGCDSWYRVGSGRVTTNWPGLVHEYQRRTRTADTSDYETVTARRPDVATTAG; translated from the coding sequence ATGACTCCTTCCCCCTCCCCCACGCAGACCACGCGACGGCGACCCCGGGTCCTCATCATCGGCGCGGGATTCGGCGGCCTGGGTGTCGCCTACGAACTCACCCGTGGCGACCTCGCCGACGTGACGATCCTCGAGAAGGCCGACGACGTGGGCGGGGTGTGGAGGGACAACACCTACCCGGGAGCGGCGTGTGACGTGCCGTCGAACCTCTACTCGTACTCGTTCCACCGCAAGACGGACTGGGGCCGTCGCTACGCGGAGCAACCCGACATCCTCTCCTACATCCGTGAGACCGCAGACCGGTTCGGTCTCCGTGACAAGGTGCGCACGGGGACCGAGGTGACCTCGGCGACCTTCGACGAGGACACCGCCACGTGGACGGTCCTCACCGACTCCGGCGACACCTTCGAGGCCGACGTCCTGGTTCCGGCCGTCGGCCAGCTGTCCCGGCCGGCCTACCCGGACATCCCGGGGCTCCAGACGTTCGCGGGGCCGTCATTCCACTCCGCTCGGTGGCGTCACGACGTCGACCTCACCGGCAAGCGGATCGCCGTTCTCGGGACCGGGGCCTCGGCGATCCAGTTCGTCCCCCGCATCCGCGAGGCCGCCTCCCATGTGACGGTCTTCCAGCGCTCGGCGCCGTGGGTGGTGCCCAAGCCGGACCGGGCCTACACCGACACCCACCGTGCCGCCTTCGCCCGGGTTCCCGGCCTGATCCCCGCGATGCGCGGTGCCATCTGGGAGACCACCGAGGCGATCGGCCTGGCCCTGACCTCCGCGCGGCCGCTGGCCCGGATCCTGAGCGGGCTGGCCAGAGCCAATCTCAGGCTGACCGTCAGGGATCCCGCGTTGCGAGCCGCGCTCACCCCGACCGAGCCGATCGGGTGTAAGCGGATGCTGTTCAGCAACGGGTGGTACCCCGCGCTCGCCCAGCCGGACGTCGACGTGGTGACCGACGGCATCGCCGAGGTCGTGCCCGACGGCATCGTCACCGTGGACGGACAGCTGCACCCCGCCGACGTCATCATCTACGGCACCGGTTTCAAGGCCACCGAGTTCCTGGCACCCATGACCGTGCGAGGGCGCGGGGGACGGGACCTGCACGAGCAGTGGCGTGAGGGCGCCCGCGCCTACCTCGGGATGGCCGTGCAGGGTTTTCCCAACATGTTCCTCGTCTACGGCCCCAACACCAATCTCGGGAGCAGTTCGATCATCCTCATGATGGAGCAGCAGGCCCGCTACATCCGCCAGATCGTCGAGGGACTGGCCGAGGCGGATCGGCCGGCGGCCCTCGAGGTCCGCCCGGAGGTCGACGACGCCTACGACGCCGAGATCATGCGGCGTCTCGACGACTCCGTCTGGAGCGGATGCGACTCCTGGTACCGGGTCGGCTCGGGACGGGTCACCACCAACTGGCCCGGACTGGTCCACGAGTACCAGCGGCGGACCCGGACCGCGGACACGTCCGACTACGAGACCGTGACGGCACGTCGCCCGGACGTGGCGACGACGGCCGGTTAG
- a CDS encoding shikimate dehydrogenase, translating to MGDSAADRSPRSAAVLGHPVDHSLSPVLHGAAYRALGLDGWTYERIECTEAQLPAVVDSSPDHRVGYSVTMPNKFAALVYATEVSERARIVGSANTLVRRETGWFADCTDVDGVTGALAGFDELPPEPTAVVLGVGGTARPVLAGLAAAGAARVVLASRRDNAAPAADCGRALGLEIHTVLLSDATLPDEVSRSDVLVNTVPEPGVGELTHLVAHANRLFDVLYDPWPTAAASAALSAGIPVVGGDVMLLHQAFGQVELFTGRPAPRQAMAAALADALGR from the coding sequence GTGGGCGATAGCGCCGCGGACCGCTCGCCCCGGTCGGCCGCGGTACTCGGCCACCCTGTGGACCACTCCCTGTCCCCGGTCCTGCACGGTGCCGCGTACCGGGCGCTCGGCCTCGACGGGTGGACCTACGAGCGGATCGAGTGCACGGAGGCGCAACTGCCCGCCGTGGTCGACTCGTCTCCCGACCATCGTGTGGGGTATTCGGTGACGATGCCGAACAAGTTCGCCGCCCTCGTGTACGCGACCGAGGTCAGCGAGCGCGCCCGGATCGTCGGTAGCGCCAACACCCTCGTCCGGCGGGAGACCGGCTGGTTCGCCGACTGCACGGACGTCGACGGGGTGACCGGGGCACTCGCCGGGTTCGACGAGCTGCCCCCCGAACCGACGGCGGTCGTCCTGGGCGTCGGCGGGACCGCCCGCCCGGTGTTGGCCGGGCTCGCGGCGGCCGGAGCGGCCCGCGTGGTGCTGGCCTCGCGCCGCGACAACGCCGCGCCCGCCGCCGACTGCGGCCGAGCGCTGGGCCTGGAGATCCACACCGTACTGCTGTCCGATGCGACCCTGCCGGACGAGGTGTCGAGGTCGGATGTCCTCGTCAACACCGTTCCCGAACCGGGGGTCGGTGAGCTCACCCACCTGGTGGCACACGCCAACCGCCTGTTCGACGTCCTGTACGACCCCTGGCCCACCGCGGCCGCCTCCGCCGCGCTGTCCGCCGGGATCCCTGTGGTCGGCGGCGACGTCATGCTCCTCCACCAGGCCTTCGGCCAGGTGGAACTGTTCACCGGGCGGCCCGCACCCCGCCAGGCCATGGCCGCGGCTCTCGCGGACGCGCTCGGTCGCTGA
- the mltG gene encoding endolytic transglycosylase MltG — protein sequence MSAARGRSRTSGTIRFILLAAVVGVVLAFAAMVYRATNSEISAAPDFEGGGSGTALLHVEPGDTLGVVGDRLYDIGTVASTRAFTGAASGTSVEGIQPGYYQVRQEMSAASAVEALSDPRSRVGYMDVNPGGRLLDTVVVGGGTEKGIYTLIADATCLRDLDQPDAPPMCRLPQEIVDAAVQADPVELGVPDWAINEVRGAPDPVRRLEGLIAPGVHNINPQSEPVEILRQLIDSSTEAYDATGLVPSAERIGLTPYQVVTAASLVEKEGTLEDFDKIARVILNRLDEPMRLQFDSTVNYALADQEIATTDADRAAVTPWNTYAMDGLPYGPIGSPGLDALRAMENPAEGQWKYFVTVDMQGTTRFADEYPEHERYQSEAIANGVLSSGR from the coding sequence ATGTCTGCGGCACGAGGACGCTCACGAACGAGTGGCACCATCCGGTTCATACTCCTCGCGGCCGTGGTCGGGGTGGTCCTGGCCTTCGCCGCGATGGTGTACCGGGCGACGAACAGCGAGATCTCGGCCGCGCCGGATTTCGAGGGCGGGGGTTCCGGTACCGCCCTGTTGCACGTCGAACCGGGTGACACCCTGGGAGTGGTCGGGGATCGCCTGTATGACATCGGCACCGTGGCCAGCACCCGGGCCTTCACGGGCGCAGCTTCCGGGACGTCGGTCGAGGGCATCCAACCGGGTTATTACCAGGTCCGCCAGGAGATGAGTGCCGCGTCGGCGGTCGAGGCCCTGTCCGATCCCCGCAGCAGAGTCGGCTACATGGACGTCAATCCCGGTGGACGGCTGCTCGACACGGTCGTGGTCGGCGGCGGCACCGAGAAGGGCATCTACACCCTCATCGCCGACGCGACCTGTCTGCGGGACCTCGACCAGCCGGACGCCCCACCGATGTGCCGGCTTCCCCAGGAGATCGTCGACGCCGCCGTCCAGGCCGACCCCGTTGAACTCGGGGTGCCCGACTGGGCCATCAACGAGGTCCGCGGCGCCCCGGACCCGGTGCGTCGACTCGAGGGGCTGATCGCGCCCGGCGTTCACAACATCAACCCGCAGTCGGAGCCCGTGGAGATCCTCCGCCAGTTGATCGACTCGTCGACCGAGGCGTACGACGCCACCGGCCTCGTCCCCTCCGCCGAGAGGATCGGGTTGACCCCTTATCAGGTGGTCACGGCGGCGTCCCTGGTGGAGAAGGAGGGGACACTCGAGGATTTCGACAAGATCGCCCGGGTGATCCTCAACCGACTCGACGAGCCGATGCGCCTGCAGTTCGACTCGACGGTCAACTACGCCCTCGCCGACCAGGAGATCGCGACGACCGACGCCGATCGGGCCGCGGTCACGCCGTGGAACACCTACGCCATGGACGGGTTGCCCTACGGTCCGATCGGGTCTCCCGGCCTCGACGCGCTCCGGGCGATGGAGAACCCCGCGGAAGGACAGTGGAAGTACTTCGTCACGGTCGACATGCAGGGGACCACCCGATTCGCCGACGAGTACCCGGAGCACGAGCGATACCAGAGCGAGGCGATCGCGAACGGGGTCCTGTCCAGTGGGCGATAG
- the ruvX gene encoding Holliday junction resolvase RuvX, translated as MTASDTGSSGWTRGRRIGLDVGTARIGVASCDPDGILATPVETIRVASGDPDWTAEVRRLAELVEEHDAVGVIVGLPTSLKGRDTASTAMARSFVTALSAASPGLDVETVDERLTTVTAGAALHGAGRNTRQQRGVIDQAAAVVLLQAWLDSRRARR; from the coding sequence GTGACGGCATCCGACACCGGTTCCTCCGGATGGACCCGTGGACGTCGGATCGGGCTGGACGTGGGGACGGCACGGATCGGTGTCGCCTCGTGCGATCCCGACGGGATTCTGGCCACTCCTGTCGAGACGATTCGGGTCGCCAGTGGTGACCCCGACTGGACGGCGGAGGTGAGGCGCCTGGCTGAGCTTGTCGAGGAGCACGACGCGGTCGGCGTGATCGTCGGACTGCCCACCTCGTTGAAGGGACGGGACACCGCCTCGACGGCGATGGCGCGATCGTTCGTCACGGCGCTGTCCGCCGCCTCGCCGGGTCTCGACGTCGAGACGGTGGACGAACGACTCACCACCGTGACGGCCGGGGCCGCCCTGCACGGAGCGGGCAGGAACACCCGACAGCAGCGTGGCGTGATCGACCAGGCCGCCGCGGTGGTGCTGCTCCAGGCATGGCTCGACTCACGGCGCGCCCGCCGATGA
- the alaS gene encoding alanine--tRNA ligase, with protein sequence MQTHEIRRRFLDHFVRAGHAEVPSASLVLDDPNLLFVNAGMVPFKPYFLGQETPEHATATSIQKCVRTLDIEEVGITTRHNTFFQMAGNFSFGDYFKEGAIRHAWSLLTSSVDDGGFGIDPGLLWVTVYLDDDEAYGIWRDVVGVPEGRIQRRGMADNYWSMGVPGPCGPCSEIFYDRGPAYGAEGGPEADEDRYIEIWNLVFMQNERGEGTGKDAFEILGPLPKQNIDTGMGIERVAFLLQGVENVYETDLLRPVIDTAERLSGSTYGADSASDVRFRVIADHARTAYMLIADGVTPGNEGRGYILRRLLRRIVRSVRLLGAGGDTMAELMTTVKEAIGPSFPETVAGYERIERIAVAEEIAFLKTLESGTQLFERAAQDARKSGAATLSGRQAFALHDTHGFPIDLTLEMAAEAGLQVDEAGFRSLMSEQRARAKADSRSKKHAHADLSVYRDFLDAGETVFTGFTELTDESTLLGIVSGGESVPVAREGDRVEFVLDRTPFYAESGGQLGDRGMISTAGFQMQVDDVQKIGKKLWIHKGVLTGGEVEAGQLVTAAVDPEWRKGATQGHSATHLVHAALRQILGPEAVQAGSLNKPGYMRFDFNWSGSIPADVLAQVEEITNAAVDADYRVNTIETSLDDARRMGAMALFGENYGSLVRVVEIGGPFSMELCGGTHVASSAQIGPVSLLGEASVGSGIRRVEAYVGMDAYRHQARERALVSGLATSLKAPAEELPDRVAALTAKLREAEKALESMRAAQLASRAGDLLSAAEDLDGIRLLTHDDPGGSAGDLRTLASDLRGRLGGDAGVIFLTAAGSDKVPFVIAVSPAAQERGLRAGDLVKAIAPTLGARGGGKADMAQGAGTDPSGIDAAVSALRSAVRDAG encoded by the coding sequence GTGCAGACCCATGAGATCCGGCGCCGATTCCTCGACCACTTCGTCAGGGCCGGACACGCCGAGGTCCCCAGCGCATCACTGGTACTGGACGATCCGAACCTGTTGTTCGTCAATGCGGGCATGGTCCCGTTCAAGCCCTACTTCCTGGGCCAGGAGACCCCGGAGCACGCCACCGCGACCTCCATCCAGAAGTGTGTGCGCACCCTCGACATCGAGGAGGTGGGCATCACCACACGCCACAACACCTTCTTCCAGATGGCCGGCAACTTCTCCTTCGGTGACTACTTCAAGGAGGGGGCGATCCGGCACGCGTGGTCACTGCTCACCTCGTCCGTCGATGACGGCGGGTTCGGTATCGACCCCGGGCTGCTGTGGGTCACCGTCTATCTCGACGATGACGAGGCGTATGGCATCTGGCGTGACGTGGTCGGCGTCCCGGAGGGCCGCATCCAACGTCGCGGGATGGCGGACAACTACTGGTCCATGGGTGTTCCCGGACCGTGCGGGCCGTGCTCGGAGATCTTCTACGACCGCGGCCCGGCCTACGGGGCGGAGGGCGGTCCGGAGGCGGATGAGGACCGCTACATCGAGATCTGGAACCTCGTGTTCATGCAGAACGAGCGCGGCGAGGGCACCGGCAAGGACGCGTTCGAGATCCTGGGCCCGCTGCCCAAGCAGAACATCGACACCGGGATGGGGATAGAGCGGGTCGCGTTCCTGCTCCAGGGTGTCGAGAACGTCTACGAGACCGACCTGCTCCGCCCGGTGATCGACACCGCCGAGCGTCTCTCCGGCAGCACCTACGGGGCGGACAGCGCCTCCGACGTACGTTTCCGGGTGATCGCGGATCACGCGCGCACGGCGTACATGCTGATCGCCGACGGTGTGACCCCCGGCAACGAGGGCCGCGGGTACATCCTGCGCCGCCTCCTGCGGCGAATCGTCCGCTCGGTCCGGCTGCTCGGGGCGGGCGGGGACACGATGGCCGAGTTGATGACCACAGTCAAGGAGGCGATCGGCCCGTCGTTCCCCGAGACCGTCGCCGGGTACGAGCGCATCGAACGCATCGCCGTGGCCGAGGAGATCGCCTTCCTCAAGACCCTCGAGTCCGGCACCCAGCTGTTCGAACGCGCCGCGCAGGACGCCAGGAAGTCGGGGGCGGCGACCCTGTCGGGACGCCAGGCCTTCGCGCTGCACGACACGCACGGGTTCCCCATCGACCTCACGCTGGAGATGGCGGCCGAGGCCGGACTCCAGGTCGACGAGGCGGGCTTCCGGTCCCTGATGTCCGAGCAGCGGGCGAGGGCCAAGGCGGACTCGCGGTCCAAGAAGCACGCCCACGCCGACCTGTCGGTGTACCGCGACTTCCTCGACGCGGGCGAGACCGTCTTCACCGGATTCACCGAACTCACCGACGAGTCCACACTCCTGGGCATCGTGTCCGGCGGCGAATCCGTCCCCGTGGCCAGGGAGGGTGACAGGGTCGAGTTCGTCCTCGATCGCACCCCGTTCTACGCCGAGTCCGGTGGCCAGCTCGGGGACCGCGGCATGATCTCCACGGCCGGTTTCCAGATGCAGGTCGACGACGTCCAGAAGATCGGCAAGAAGCTGTGGATCCACAAGGGCGTCCTCACGGGAGGCGAGGTCGAGGCCGGCCAGCTCGTCACCGCGGCCGTCGACCCGGAGTGGCGCAAGGGGGCCACACAGGGCCACTCGGCCACCCACCTCGTCCACGCCGCGCTGCGGCAGATCCTCGGACCGGAAGCCGTCCAGGCGGGCTCGCTCAACAAACCGGGGTACATGCGGTTCGACTTCAACTGGTCGGGTTCCATCCCGGCGGACGTCCTGGCCCAGGTGGAGGAGATCACCAACGCCGCCGTCGACGCCGACTATCGCGTGAACACGATCGAGACCAGCCTCGACGACGCCCGCCGGATGGGCGCCATGGCACTGTTCGGCGAGAACTACGGGTCGCTGGTCCGGGTGGTGGAGATCGGCGGTCCGTTCTCGATGGAACTGTGCGGCGGAACCCACGTCGCCAGTTCCGCGCAGATCGGCCCGGTGAGTCTGCTGGGCGAGGCCTCCGTCGGCTCCGGTATCCGGCGGGTGGAGGCGTACGTCGGCATGGACGCCTACCGACATCAGGCCCGGGAACGTGCGCTCGTGTCGGGCCTGGCCACCTCGCTCAAGGCACCGGCCGAGGAGCTGCCCGACCGGGTGGCCGCGCTGACCGCGAAGTTGCGGGAGGCGGAGAAGGCCCTCGAATCGATGCGTGCCGCCCAGCTCGCCTCTCGGGCCGGGGACCTGCTGTCGGCGGCCGAGGACCTCGACGGGATCCGGCTGCTGACACACGACGACCCGGGAGGATCGGCGGGCGACCTGCGGACACTCGCATCGGACCTCAGGGGCCGTCTCGGCGGGGACGCCGGCGTCATCTTCCTCACCGCCGCGGGTTCCGACAAGGTCCCGTTCGTCATCGCGGTGAGCCCGGCCGCCCAGGAGCGCGGTCTGCGCGCGGGAGATCTGGTCAAGGCCATCGCACCGACGCTCGGGGCGCGGGGTGGTGGCAAGGCCGACATGGCACAGGGCGCCGGCACCGACCCGTCCGGCATCGATGCGGCCGTGTCCGCCCTGCGCTCCGCCGTCAGGGACGCCGGGTGA
- a CDS encoding replication-associated recombination protein A produces MSGSVGSLGRVSEDAGLFAAGDARPGPREGSVPRVDPGSPLAVRMRPRTLDEVVGQEHLLRPNSPLRRLVEGRGGSSVILYGPPGTGKTTLANLVASTSGRHFVALSALSAGVKDVRAVIEDARTRQLHGRRTVLFIDEVHRFSKSQQDALLAAVENGIVLLVAATTENPHFSVIAPLLSRSLIAELQGLDAAGVATVIRRAVADERGYGGALEVTDAAVEDIVRLSGGDARRSLTILEAAAGAAEDAVVTPETVELSLDAAPVRYDRDGDQHYDVTSAFIKSIRGSDADAALHYLARMLVAGEDPRFIARRLMVHASEDIGMADPTALLAASAASDVVQKVGLPECRLALAQATIHLATAPKSNAVISAIDAAMADVRAGGVGEVPRHLRDGHYAGAKGLGNGVGYRYAHQSPAGVVAQQYPPDELVGRDYYSPTGHGYERDLRTRLTRLRGIVRGST; encoded by the coding sequence GTGTCGGGGTCCGTCGGTAGCCTGGGTCGCGTGAGCGAAGACGCAGGGTTGTTCGCGGCCGGGGATGCGCGACCGGGTCCGCGGGAGGGGTCTGTCCCGCGGGTCGACCCGGGGTCTCCGCTGGCGGTCCGGATGAGGCCACGGACGCTGGACGAGGTGGTGGGACAGGAGCACCTCCTGCGACCCAACTCTCCGTTGCGGCGGTTGGTCGAGGGCCGGGGAGGGTCCTCGGTGATCCTCTACGGGCCGCCGGGGACGGGCAAGACGACATTGGCCAATCTGGTGGCCAGCACGTCCGGACGGCACTTCGTGGCGCTCTCCGCCCTGAGCGCCGGGGTCAAGGACGTCCGCGCGGTGATCGAGGACGCCCGGACGCGTCAACTCCACGGCCGCCGGACGGTGCTGTTCATCGACGAGGTGCACCGTTTCTCGAAGAGCCAGCAGGACGCGCTGCTGGCCGCGGTCGAGAACGGGATCGTGCTCCTGGTGGCCGCCACCACGGAGAACCCGCACTTCTCGGTGATAGCCCCGCTGCTGAGCCGCTCGCTCATCGCCGAGCTGCAGGGGTTGGACGCGGCGGGGGTGGCGACGGTGATCCGGCGGGCCGTCGCGGACGAGCGGGGCTACGGGGGTGCGCTCGAGGTGACCGACGCCGCCGTGGAGGACATCGTCCGGCTCTCCGGCGGCGACGCCCGGCGCAGCCTGACCATCCTCGAGGCCGCCGCGGGGGCCGCCGAGGACGCGGTGGTGACCCCGGAGACGGTCGAACTCAGCCTGGACGCGGCACCGGTGCGCTACGACCGTGACGGTGACCAGCACTACGACGTCACGAGCGCGTTCATCAAGTCGATCCGCGGATCGGACGCCGACGCGGCCCTGCACTACCTCGCGCGGATGCTGGTCGCGGGGGAGGATCCGCGATTCATCGCGCGGCGACTGATGGTGCACGCGAGTGAGGACATCGGCATGGCCGACCCCACCGCACTGCTCGCCGCCTCTGCCGCGTCGGACGTCGTGCAGAAGGTGGGGCTGCCGGAATGCCGCCTCGCCCTGGCCCAGGCCACCATCCACCTGGCGACGGCGCCCAAGTCCAACGCCGTCATCTCCGCGATCGACGCCGCGATGGCCGACGTGCGCGCCGGTGGCGTCGGGGAGGTCCCGCGTCACCTCCGGGACGGTCACTACGCCGGGGCGAAGGGGCTGGGCAACGGCGTCGGATATCGCTACGCGCACCAGTCGCCGGCGGGGGTGGTGGCGCAGCAGTACCCTCCCGACGAGCTCGTGGGTCGGGACTACTACTCGCCCACCGGACACGGTTACGAACGTGACCTGCGCACGAGACTGACCCGACTGCGGGGCATCGTCCGCGGATCCACCTAG